A single genomic interval of Litoreibacter ponti harbors:
- a CDS encoding tyrosine-type recombinase/integrase: protein MEPTPNLPAIRALRPAWNKGRIVGQKRPLKPKHVWAIRVRLELAENHRDLALFNMAIDSKLRGCDLVKMKVVDVMASGQIKERASVLQSKTQKPVRFEISEGTRASVEKWMEDELMVGSEYLWPGRFHERLHISTRQYARIVRDWVTSIGLEASAYGTHSMRRTKVTQIYKKTGNLRAVQLLLGHTKMDSTGRYLGVELEDALAIAEAIEI from the coding sequence ATGGAACCTACACCAAACTTACCAGCCATTCGCGCACTCCGCCCTGCTTGGAACAAGGGCCGGATCGTCGGTCAGAAGCGCCCACTGAAACCAAAGCACGTCTGGGCAATCCGGGTGCGACTTGAACTGGCCGAGAACCATCGTGATCTCGCTCTGTTCAACATGGCAATCGACAGCAAGTTGCGCGGCTGCGATCTAGTGAAGATGAAGGTAGTCGACGTGATGGCGTCCGGCCAGATCAAAGAACGGGCATCTGTACTGCAAAGCAAAACGCAGAAACCTGTGCGCTTTGAGATATCTGAAGGCACTCGCGCCTCTGTAGAGAAGTGGATGGAAGACGAACTCATGGTCGGCTCCGAGTATCTTTGGCCCGGTCGCTTTCATGAGCGCCTGCACATCTCGACACGCCAGTATGCGAGGATCGTCCGCGATTGGGTCACTTCGATCGGTCTGGAAGCGAGCGCATATGGCACGCATTCGATGAGGCGAACAAAGGTGACGCAGATCTACAAGAAGACTGGCAACTTGCGGGCGGTTCAGCTTCTACTTGGTCATACCAAGATGGATAGCACAGGCCGGTACTTGGGCGTCGAACTTGAGGACGCGCTAGCAATCGCAGAGGCTATAGAAATCTAG
- a CDS encoding DUF7684 family protein, translating into MFKYVFVPADVPVSVPKGMIKFKCLILIEREVGNDYRNEVSKALVEAGCLYSLAWGIDCSEWDDSVDWAFLEAHDFGDYSEDEFVMTTWHDDETLEEVVEFAKHCTDCSDVKLEDILVLDFAHHERSELIERLYLAA; encoded by the coding sequence ATGTTCAAATACGTTTTCGTACCTGCTGATGTCCCTGTTTCTGTTCCGAAGGGGATGATCAAGTTCAAGTGCTTAATACTCATCGAGCGCGAAGTGGGGAACGACTATCGTAACGAGGTTAGCAAAGCTCTTGTGGAGGCTGGGTGCCTGTACTCGTTGGCATGGGGAATTGATTGTTCTGAATGGGACGATAGTGTCGATTGGGCATTTCTAGAGGCTCATGACTTCGGCGACTACTCCGAGGATGAATTCGTCATGACAACTTGGCATGACGACGAAACGCTTGAAGAGGTTGTGGAGTTCGCGAAACACTGCACCGATTGTTCTGACGTGAAACTCGAAGATATCTTAGTTCTTGATTTTGCGCATCACGAACGCAGCGAGTTAATCGAAAGGCTCTACCTCGCCGCTTGA
- a CDS encoding ImmA/IrrE family metallo-endopeptidase: MVDLSGLKRVDVADIHAPGQLARDLHVRMGTSEGPVPITEIAKALDISHIRIEEFDGFEGMLLTDRHRSDGVILANNRNGMPRARFTVAHELGHFLLERHTFSNKKGFRCIKKDLRTKSAADDHQRQESEANKFAIELLAPKDRFHGFLKTDPDLEHIREAAGELDISKEATARRYLDLSDAMMAMVFHRHGKLRYFDKTKGFPFLPLVRNAAIPATVAEARGPDPVTTLVEADPKDWFDGPPGAALWVQTLFQKKGYGTTMLLLDDDGFGYEDDGNEPEDTFKRYAGFN, encoded by the coding sequence ATGGTTGATCTTTCTGGTCTTAAGCGCGTGGATGTCGCTGACATCCACGCGCCGGGTCAGCTGGCAAGAGACCTGCATGTGCGGATGGGGACGTCAGAAGGTCCTGTTCCTATCACTGAAATCGCCAAGGCCTTGGACATCTCTCATATCCGCATCGAGGAATTCGATGGATTTGAGGGCATGCTGCTGACGGATCGACATCGCAGTGATGGTGTGATCCTGGCCAATAACCGGAACGGCATGCCCAGGGCGCGTTTCACCGTCGCCCATGAGTTGGGGCATTTTCTGCTGGAGCGGCACACCTTCTCTAATAAGAAGGGTTTCCGCTGCATTAAGAAGGACCTCCGCACAAAGAGCGCCGCGGATGATCACCAGCGGCAGGAAAGCGAAGCAAACAAGTTTGCCATCGAATTACTCGCTCCGAAGGATCGGTTCCACGGGTTCCTGAAGACCGACCCGGACTTGGAGCATATTCGGGAAGCCGCAGGGGAACTTGACATTAGCAAGGAGGCAACCGCGCGCCGCTACCTCGATCTGAGCGATGCCATGATGGCCATGGTGTTTCACCGCCATGGCAAGCTGCGCTATTTCGATAAGACAAAGGGCTTTCCATTCCTGCCGTTGGTTAGGAATGCTGCGATTCCGGCCACCGTGGCAGAGGCCAGAGGACCCGACCCGGTTACCACACTCGTTGAAGCCGACCCGAAAGACTGGTTTGATGGGCCACCCGGGGCAGCATTATGGGTTCAAACGCTGTTCCAGAAAAAGGGCTACGGGACTACCATGCTCTTGCTGGACGACGATGGATTTGGCTATGAAGACGACGGCAATGAGCCGGAAGATACGTTCAAGAGATATGCAGGCTTCAACTGA
- a CDS encoding DUF5681 domain-containing protein, translated as MTGRKKDLVNLPAKTDYAVGYAKPPAGSQFKPGQSGNPKGRPRGSKNKVPALNEERLKDIILAEAYREIKVREGERSVSLPMAQAIVRALAVNAAKGQHRAQRLFAEMLSTTERQNKALADEWLETAIEYKVEWERESERRARLGITDLAEPLPHPDQVIINLNNDTAHVQGPMTKKQKEVVEHWTQKRADWADEVEMLDEQLAKDLKDRTRQFFEDDKQRSLKLIAMVDDLLDKIEY; from the coding sequence ATGACTGGTAGAAAGAAGGATTTGGTCAATCTGCCTGCCAAGACAGACTACGCGGTAGGCTATGCCAAGCCCCCTGCCGGAAGCCAGTTTAAGCCAGGCCAATCAGGCAATCCCAAGGGGCGCCCGCGAGGTTCTAAAAACAAGGTTCCTGCCCTGAATGAAGAGCGTCTGAAAGACATCATCCTCGCAGAAGCCTATCGCGAGATCAAAGTGCGCGAAGGTGAGCGCAGTGTCTCATTGCCGATGGCACAAGCCATCGTCCGGGCGCTGGCCGTTAACGCTGCGAAAGGCCAGCACCGGGCGCAGCGCCTGTTTGCGGAGATGCTGTCGACCACGGAGCGGCAGAACAAAGCGCTCGCGGACGAATGGCTGGAAACGGCGATCGAATACAAGGTCGAATGGGAGCGCGAGTCGGAGCGCAGGGCTAGACTTGGGATCACGGACCTGGCGGAACCATTGCCGCACCCCGACCAGGTCATCATCAACCTCAATAATGACACAGCCCACGTTCAGGGGCCGATGACAAAAAAGCAAAAGGAGGTGGTTGAGCACTGGACCCAGAAACGCGCCGATTGGGCGGACGAGGTCGAGATGCTGGACGAGCAGCTTGCAAAAGACCTCAAGGACCGCACACGTCAGTTCTTCGAGGATGATAAGCAGCGATCGCTGAAACTCATCGCAATGGTCGATGATCTGCTCGATAAGATCGAATATTGA
- a CDS encoding AAA family ATPase, with protein MPMYVSIPQAAAVLRTAKRVLVVGCSGGGKSTLSLKISERFDLEYLSYDRDVRWLPGWQVRDREEQRQIITQLVRKDRWVMDGTTVSTFDLRLPRADLLVWVRVPRRVALSGIARRVFRNYGRVRIDMAEGCPEQLPDREFLNFIWTFEKRVAPRIVGGIDRFGPNLPVVTLRSRSEFAALVDG; from the coding sequence ATGCCGATGTATGTATCAATACCTCAGGCCGCAGCAGTGCTGCGAACTGCGAAACGTGTGCTCGTGGTGGGGTGTTCGGGAGGCGGAAAGAGCACGCTTTCTCTCAAGATATCGGAACGCTTCGACCTAGAATATCTCTCTTACGACCGGGACGTCCGTTGGCTGCCCGGTTGGCAAGTCCGCGACCGCGAGGAGCAGCGTCAAATCATTACCCAATTGGTAAGAAAAGATCGGTGGGTCATGGACGGCACGACTGTATCCACATTCGATCTGCGTCTCCCCCGCGCCGATCTTTTGGTATGGGTTCGAGTTCCTCGGCGTGTCGCATTGAGCGGAATTGCACGACGAGTTTTTCGAAACTACGGCAGAGTTCGGATTGACATGGCCGAAGGATGCCCCGAGCAGTTGCCTGATCGCGAGTTTCTGAACTTCATCTGGACATTTGAGAAGCGGGTTGCACCCCGAATAGTCGGTGGAATTGATCGCTTCGGCCCGAACCTGCCGGTGGTGACACTCAGGTCGCGCAGCGAATTCGCGGCATTGGTCGATGGCTAG
- a CDS encoding site-specific DNA-methyltransferase codes for MASKNIEQIAVRDLRPWARSARTHSRRQVRQIADSIENFGFTNPVLIDEDRTILAGHGRVAAAELLGITTVPCLRLDYMTEAEKRAYVLADNKLALNAGWDDDLLATELGALMSEDLDFDVSVTGFSIPEIDVLMDTVAPEEPDDPADDTVPDQVSARVQPGDVWQLGQHRLICGDARDPQVLDDLLDGELARMIFADPPYNVPIDGHVGNSGAIQHREFAMASGEMTSDEFTDFLSVSVRNLADHSMDGSIHFLCMDWRHMPEMLAAGKRVYDDLKNLIVWVKDNGGMGTFYRSRHELIFAFKKGDAPHTNTFELGQHGRYRTNVWQYRGVNSRRAGRLEELSLHPTVKPVQMIADAIRDVSGRGEIVLDSFGGSGSTLIAAEKTGRRARVCELDQVYCDRIIARWETYAKDDAEQIICGWPRPAAVPTLEAAE; via the coding sequence ATGGCTTCGAAGAACATTGAACAAATTGCAGTTCGCGATCTCAGACCTTGGGCACGTAGCGCCCGCACCCATTCCAGAAGACAAGTGCGGCAGATCGCCGACAGCATTGAGAACTTCGGTTTCACAAACCCTGTTTTGATTGACGAAGATCGGACAATCCTTGCTGGCCATGGTCGGGTGGCCGCCGCGGAATTGTTGGGGATAACGACCGTACCCTGCCTGCGGTTGGATTACATGACCGAGGCAGAGAAACGGGCTTATGTCCTGGCCGACAACAAGCTGGCTCTGAATGCAGGCTGGGATGACGATCTGCTGGCAACGGAACTGGGAGCGCTGATGTCGGAGGACCTCGACTTCGATGTTAGTGTGACAGGCTTCTCCATCCCCGAGATCGACGTGCTGATGGACACGGTCGCACCGGAGGAGCCGGACGATCCTGCGGATGACACTGTACCGGACCAGGTATCCGCGCGGGTACAGCCTGGGGATGTCTGGCAGTTGGGACAGCACCGCCTGATTTGCGGAGATGCCCGCGACCCCCAGGTGCTCGATGATCTCTTGGACGGGGAGTTGGCCCGCATGATCTTCGCGGATCCGCCGTACAATGTCCCAATCGACGGCCATGTGGGCAACTCGGGTGCCATCCAACATCGTGAGTTTGCGATGGCGTCGGGCGAGATGACCTCAGATGAGTTTACCGACTTCCTATCGGTCTCTGTGCGCAACCTCGCCGACCACAGCATGGATGGATCAATCCATTTCCTCTGCATGGACTGGCGGCACATGCCCGAGATGCTCGCAGCGGGGAAGCGGGTCTATGATGACCTGAAGAACCTGATCGTCTGGGTCAAGGACAATGGCGGAATGGGCACGTTCTACCGATCACGCCACGAGTTGATCTTTGCCTTCAAGAAAGGCGATGCACCCCACACAAACACATTCGAGCTTGGCCAGCACGGTCGTTATCGTACCAATGTCTGGCAATATCGTGGTGTGAACTCCAGGCGGGCAGGGCGCCTCGAGGAACTGTCCCTGCACCCGACGGTCAAGCCGGTGCAGATGATCGCCGATGCGATCCGGGATGTGTCAGGGCGGGGCGAGATCGTCCTCGACAGCTTTGGTGGCTCGGGCTCCACACTGATCGCGGCGGAGAAGACCGGCCGCCGGGCGCGCGTCTGCGAACTGGACCAAGTCTACTGTGATCGCATCATCGCCCGCTGGGAGACTTACGCGAAGGATGATGCCGAACAGATCATCTGCGGGTGGCCGCGCCCGGCGGCCGTACCGACGTTGGAGGCAGCAGAATGA
- a CDS encoding helix-turn-helix domain-containing protein yields MDIGERLFSLRAKTGETLQEVADKVGVSKAHVWELEKGRSKNPSFELVRKLAKHFGVTVEVLIGEADEPDQKQIEIARIYRGLEDLSDRDRAIVEQMIETMRFKKVADG; encoded by the coding sequence ATGGACATTGGTGAGAGGCTCTTCAGCTTGCGCGCGAAGACCGGGGAGACCCTTCAGGAAGTTGCTGACAAAGTTGGCGTTTCAAAGGCGCACGTCTGGGAACTGGAAAAGGGGCGGAGCAAGAACCCATCATTTGAGCTCGTGCGGAAGCTGGCCAAACACTTCGGCGTAACGGTCGAGGTATTGATCGGAGAGGCGGATGAGCCGGATCAGAAACAGATCGAGATCGCGCGCATCTATCGTGGCCTGGAAGACCTGTCCGACCGAGACCGCGCGATTGTCGAACAGATGATTGAGACAATGCGTTTTAAGAAGGTGGCCGATGGTTGA
- a CDS encoding MSMEG_1061 family FMN-dependent PPOX-type flavoprotein, translating into MEFDEQIESTERLRELLPTEGFTNTFLKVSDRLNNTARSFIELAPFVVVATKASGGLIDVSPKGDPAGFVEVYDDKTLIIPDRLGNHRVDGFQNLLEDPNIAVLFVVPGHGDTLRVAGKARIVRDAAISKRHAINGKEPLLALVIEVEEAFMHCSKSFIRSRLWHADHWPKRKSAPTLAEWVISTVERDQTLQEVEDDHTADEGARLY; encoded by the coding sequence TTGGAATTTGATGAACAGATTGAAAGTACCGAACGGTTGAGAGAACTCCTTCCAACAGAGGGGTTCACCAACACTTTTCTCAAGGTAAGTGATCGGCTGAATAATACTGCAAGGAGTTTTATCGAACTTGCGCCATTTGTTGTCGTTGCAACCAAAGCGTCCGGTGGTCTGATTGATGTTTCGCCCAAAGGTGACCCTGCCGGGTTCGTAGAGGTCTACGACGACAAGACGCTCATTATTCCAGACAGGCTCGGCAACCATCGTGTCGATGGCTTTCAAAACCTACTGGAAGACCCGAACATCGCTGTTCTGTTCGTTGTACCGGGTCACGGCGATACGCTGCGTGTCGCGGGCAAGGCTCGCATTGTTCGAGATGCCGCGATTAGCAAGCGGCATGCGATCAATGGCAAGGAACCGCTACTCGCGCTTGTTATTGAGGTCGAGGAAGCCTTCATGCACTGTTCTAAGTCATTCATCCGGTCTCGGTTGTGGCACGCTGATCATTGGCCCAAACGAAAGTCGGCCCCGACACTGGCTGAGTGGGTGATATCCACAGTTGAGCGAGATCAAACGCTTCAAGAGGTCGAGGACGATCACACGGCAGATGAAGGTGCTCGACTATACTGA